The segment GGGGGAGTTGACTGATCGACTCTCCGCCCAGCGTCACCATCGTCGCACCGCGGAATATCAGCATCCCGGCGAGCGTGACGATGAACGCCGGTATGCGCACGTAGGCGACCCAGAACCCGTGCCACGCCCCGATCAGCGCCCCGACCGTGATGGCGAGCACCACCACGAGTGGCACCGGAAGGTCCCACGCGGTGAGCATGACCGCGGACAGGGCGCCCACGAACGCCACCACCGAGCCTACGGAGAGGTCGATGTGCCCGGTGATGATCACCAGCATCATCCCGATCGCCAGGATCAGGATGTAGCTGTTCTGCAGGATGAGGTTCGTGACGTTCTGGGGCTGCAGAAGCAGACCACCGGTCAGGATCTGGAACAGAACGACGATCAGGGCGAGAGCGATCACCATTCCGTACTGACGCGCGTTGTTGCGGACCAGGTCGAGGAGGGTGGCCATCAGTCGGCCCCCCGGGGGTCGGTGCTCGTCATGAGTCGCATCAGGGTCTCTTGGTTCGCTTCGGGGCCACTCAGCTCGCCGGTGATGCGACCTTCACACATCGTGTAGACGCGGTCGGCCATACCGATGAGTTCGGGCAGTTCCGAGGAGATGAGAAGCACGGCGCGGCCGTCGTCGGCCAGCGAGTGGATGATCTGATAGATCTCGTACTTGGCCCCGACGTCGATCCCGCGGGTGGGCTCGTCGAGGATGAGGACGTCGGGTTCGGTGAACAGCCACTTGCCCAGCACGACCTTCTGCTGGTTCCCACCGCTCAACGTGTCCATGTTCTGGTGGATGTCGCGGCTGCGGACGCCCATTCGGGTGCGAATCCGTTCCGCGTGCACGACCTGCGATCCGGGGTCCACCACACCGTGTTCGCTGACGCGCTCCAGCGCCGCCAGGGTGACGTTGGTCCTGATGTCGTTGTCGAGAATGAGGCCGAGCTGTTTCCGATCCTCCGGCACGTAGGCGATCCCCGCGTCGATCGCGTCACCGACGGAGCGCAGCGCGACCTCCTGCCCGTCCCGTCGGACGGTTCCACCGACGTAGCGGCCGTAGGACCGCCCGAACAGGCTCATGGCGAACTCGGTACGACCGGCCCCCATCAGCCCGGCGATGCCGACGATCTCCCCACCGCGAACGGTGAGGCTGACGTCGTCGAGTACGCGCCGATCGGGTTGGGTGGGGTGGTCCACGGTCCACCCCGACACCTCCAGGCGCACGTCGGAGATGTGTGGGGTGTGGACGGGGAACCGTTGGTCGAGGTCCCGTCCCACCATTCCGCGGATGACGCGTTCCTCGGTCGCGTTCGCGTCGACGGCCAGGGTCTCCACCGTGCTGCCGTCGCGGATCACGGTGATGGTGTCGGCGACCCGGGTGATCTCGTCCAGTTTGTGCGAGATCATGATGCTGGTGATGCCGTGGCGCCGTAGTTCACCCAGCAGCCGCAGCAACGTGTCGGAGTCGGTCTCGTTCAGGGCAGAGGTCGGTTCGTCCAGGATCAGGATCCGCACGTCCTTGGCGAGCGCCTTCGCGATCTCCACGAGCTGTTGTTGGCCGACTCCCAGCGTGGCGACCTGGACATTGGGATCGAGTGGGAGCCCCACGCGATCCAGCAGCTCCCTGGCGCTCCCCACGGTTCGCCCCCAGTCCACGATCCCTCGGCTCGCGCGCTCGTTGCCGAGGAAGATGTTCTCCGCGATGGACAACTGGGGGACGAGGGCCAACTCCTGGTGAATGATGACGATTCCCGCACGTTCCGAGTCCCGAACCCCGCGGAACCGACGCACCGTGCCGTCGACTTCGATGTCCCCGCCGTAGGTGCCGTGGGGATGAACGCCGCTCAGCACCTTCACGAGGGTGGACTTGCCCGCTCCGTTCTCGCCCACCAGGGCGTGGACGTCTCCGCGACGTACCGCCAGGTCGACGTGCTCCAAGGCCGTCACGCCGGGGAAACGCTTGCTGATTCCTCGCATGCGCAGGATGGTGTCGCTCGTCACGCCGTTCGCCTCCTTCCGGCGCGGGCCGCTAGGACAGGTCGTCCTCGCTGTAGTAACCGGACTCGATGAGCACCTCGTCGTAGTTGTCGATGTCCACCGACACCGGTTCCAGCAGGAAGGAGGGCACGACCTTGACGTCGTTGTCGTAGCTCTCGGTGTCGTTGACCTCTGGTTCCTCGCCCTCCAGCACCGAGACCGTCATGTCCACGGCGACGTCGGCGAGTTCACGGGTGTCCTTGAACACGGTCTGTGACTGCTCGCCGTCGACGATGGAGCGAACCGAGGCGGCCTCGGCGTCCTGTCCGGTGATCACCGGCATCCCGTCGCTGTCGTAACCCGCCCCTTGCAGCGAGGAGATGACGCCGATACTGATCCCGTCATAGGGGGAGAGCACCGCGTCGACTTCCTCATCGGCGTAGTAGCTGCTGAGCAGGTCGTCCATCCGTGACTGTGCCTGTTCGCCGTCCCAACGCAGTGTCGAGATCTGCTCCATCGTCGTCTGGTCACTCCGCACGACGAGGGTGCCGTCGTCGATGTAGGGCTCCAGGACCGACATCGCGCCGTCGTAGAAGAAATAGGCGTTGTTGTCGTCCGGTGAGCCACCGAAGAGTTCGATGTTGTGCGGACCGTCGTCGTCCGCGAGGGACAGGGCCTCTTCGATGTAGGTGCCCTGCAACACTCCCACCTCGAAGTTGTCGAACGTCGCGTAGTAGTCGACGTGTTCGCTGCCCATGATCAGCCGGTCGTAGGAGACGACGGGGATCCCGGCGTCCGCCGCCTGCTGGAGTACATCGGTCAGTGCCTCGCCGTCGATCGCGGCGATGACCAGCGCGTCGGCCCCGCGCGTGATCATGTTCTCGATCTGAGAGATCTGGTCCTCGATCACGTCCTCGGCGTACTGGAGGTCGGTGTCGTACCCGAGTTCCTCGAACTCCTCCGCCATGTTGCCGCCGTCGTGGACCCAGCGTTCGGAGGACTGTGTGGGCATGGCGAGGCCGACCAGGGCCTCACCGTCACGGGCGGCGTCGCCCACGCCTCCACAGGCGGTCAGGGACAGTGCTGGCACGGCGAACGCGGCGAGGCCACGTGTGGTCGCTTTCATGGAAGCTCACTCCTCGTGCGGTGG is part of the Spiractinospora alimapuensis genome and harbors:
- a CDS encoding sugar ABC transporter ATP-binding protein, whose product is MRGISKRFPGVTALEHVDLAVRRGDVHALVGENGAGKSTLVKVLSGVHPHGTYGGDIEVDGTVRRFRGVRDSERAGIVIIHQELALVPQLSIAENIFLGNERASRGIVDWGRTVGSARELLDRVGLPLDPNVQVATLGVGQQQLVEIAKALAKDVRILILDEPTSALNETDSDTLLRLLGELRRHGITSIMISHKLDEITRVADTITVIRDGSTVETLAVDANATEERVIRGMVGRDLDQRFPVHTPHISDVRLEVSGWTVDHPTQPDRRVLDDVSLTVRGGEIVGIAGLMGAGRTEFAMSLFGRSYGRYVGGTVRRDGQEVALRSVGDAIDAGIAYVPEDRKQLGLILDNDIRTNVTLAALERVSEHGVVDPGSQVVHAERIRTRMGVRSRDIHQNMDTLSGGNQQKVVLGKWLFTEPDVLILDEPTRGIDVGAKYEIYQIIHSLADDGRAVLLISSELPELIGMADRVYTMCEGRITGELSGPEANQETLMRLMTSTDPRGAD
- the chvE gene encoding multiple monosaccharide ABC transporter substrate-binding protein, translated to MKATTRGLAAFAVPALSLTACGGVGDAARDGEALVGLAMPTQSSERWVHDGGNMAEEFEELGYDTDLQYAEDVIEDQISQIENMITRGADALVIAAIDGEALTDVLQQAADAGIPVVSYDRLIMGSEHVDYYATFDNFEVGVLQGTYIEEALSLADDDGPHNIELFGGSPDDNNAYFFYDGAMSVLEPYIDDGTLVVRSDQTTMEQISTLRWDGEQAQSRMDDLLSSYYADEEVDAVLSPYDGISIGVISSLQGAGYDSDGMPVITGQDAEAASVRSIVDGEQSQTVFKDTRELADVAVDMTVSVLEGEEPEVNDTESYDNDVKVVPSFLLEPVSVDIDNYDEVLIESGYYSEDDLS